A genomic window from Sulfurimonas paralvinellae includes:
- a CDS encoding glycosyltransferase family 4 protein produces the protein MRNILYIVPSDYDSLKQKGVIDLILQRDEGGFFNKVFTLHPFTKNNKVIKLKENNIIFEYGWKSSLDFLNKFRITKIFRTLIILLKLIFIFPFIIKKEKISIIRATDPYYMGLIALYYSKLLKIPFIVSVHSDYDKGAELGGQTFKVLGSRKIAKQIEKFVYKKADLILPISNYLKRKIIDQYEIDENNIDVFYHGVSFENFDNTKFLNIKEIFNIDKPYILGYIARLSKEKQCLDILYITKELVKMRNDFCILVAGNGPEYNYMNSFIKKNNLENNIKLIGFQSKNIVFTIKKQSNINICLLDGFSLIEACASGKPVIAYDTEWHSELIKDNTSGLLVKENDIKEMVNKIDYLLNNEKLSHKLGKYARELAFQNHSLKNSVKNKQNIYHKILKKFGE, from the coding sequence ATGAGAAATATTTTATATATTGTCCCATCTGATTATGATTCATTAAAACAAAAAGGTGTTATTGATTTAATTTTACAGAGAGATGAAGGTGGTTTTTTTAATAAAGTATTTACATTGCATCCGTTTACAAAGAATAATAAAGTTATTAAATTAAAAGAAAATAACATAATCTTTGAATATGGCTGGAAAAGCAGCTTAGATTTTTTAAATAAATTTAGAATAACCAAAATATTTAGAACACTTATCATACTTTTGAAATTGATTTTTATTTTTCCATTCATAATCAAAAAAGAAAAAATATCTATAATAAGAGCCACAGATCCATATTATATGGGACTTATAGCATTGTACTATTCTAAGCTTTTAAAAATTCCATTTATAGTATCAGTTCATTCTGACTATGATAAAGGTGCAGAACTTGGAGGTCAAACATTTAAAGTTTTAGGTTCTAGAAAAATAGCTAAACAAATTGAAAAGTTTGTTTATAAAAAAGCTGATTTAATATTACCAATAAGTAATTATTTAAAAAGAAAAATTATAGATCAATATGAGATAGATGAAAATAATATAGATGTTTTTTATCATGGAGTTTCTTTTGAAAATTTTGATAATACAAAATTTTTAAATATAAAAGAAATATTTAATATTGATAAGCCATATATACTTGGATATATTGCTCGATTGTCTAAAGAAAAACAGTGCTTAGATATTTTATATATAACAAAAGAATTAGTTAAAATGAGAAATGATTTTTGTATATTAGTTGCTGGAAATGGTCCAGAATACAATTATATGAATTCCTTTATAAAAAAAAATAATTTAGAGAATAATATAAAACTGATTGGTTTCCAATCTAAAAATATAGTTTTTACTATAAAAAAACAATCTAATATAAATATATGTCTTCTAGATGGATTTAGCCTGATAGAAGCATGTGCTAGTGGTAAACCTGTTATAGCATATGATACTGAATGGCATAGTGAATTAATAAAAGACAATACAAGTGGTTTGTTGGTTAAAGAAAATGACATTAAAGAAATGGTAAATAAAATAGATTATTTATTAAATAATGAAAAACTTTCACATAAACTTGGGAAGTATGCAAGAGAATTGGCATTTCAAAATCATAGTTTAAAAAATTCAGTTAAAAATAAACAGAATATTTATCATAAAATTTTGAAAAAATTTGGAGAATAA
- the asnB gene encoding asparagine synthase (glutamine-hydrolyzing): MCSILGYFNTKLPYKDIIKQNFFISHRGPDNSTVKEYSLRNKKLYLGHNRLSIQDLATHANQPMENERFSIVFNGEIYNHFELRSKCNVEWKTTSDTETLLILFSKFGVEKTLEKLIGMFAIGIFDKTDKKLYLIRDRVGIKPLYYTFQNEEFAFSSELKGFARHLKQQVSNKSLVQFMTLGYMPNDNSYYTNISKLPPGHYLIFDGKNIDINRYWNLPKEKKYISYNDAVEETERLIRSSIKYRLLADVKVGSFLSGGVDSSLVSAIMQQESNNKIKTFSIGFEDKAYDESTYAKEVAKHIESEHYEYKFCVKDVFDFLEDFDTYYDEPFGDASSLPMLLLSQKTKEQVTVALSGDGGDELFLGYDRYFLTQKYLDRFSKIPQILRNILSIIGKYSLNDKLQKASYSLKNLNEQNLYALLYSSIKPWELSNLFDQDFLVESFGKSNLNLLDILEYQFDSNDLMDCLSRLDFHRYLPDDILTKVDRASMAFSLESRVPLLDHRIVEFAYSLPIDIKLKKGPKSILKDILYKQMPKELIERPKKGFSVPLKYWFRNELKDIVYDKIQNIDDRFNKKYLINIFNEHQKGRNFEYVLWNIMRIK, encoded by the coding sequence ATGTGTAGTATTTTAGGTTATTTTAATACAAAGCTTCCTTATAAAGATATAATAAAACAAAATTTTTTTATATCACATCGTGGACCAGATAATTCAACCGTAAAAGAGTATAGTTTAAGAAACAAAAAATTATATCTTGGTCATAACCGTCTCTCTATACAGGATTTAGCCACTCATGCAAATCAGCCAATGGAAAATGAACGATTTTCTATAGTTTTCAATGGTGAAATTTATAATCATTTTGAATTAAGAAGTAAGTGTAATGTAGAGTGGAAAACTACATCTGATACAGAAACATTACTTATTCTTTTTAGTAAGTTTGGAGTAGAGAAAACTCTTGAAAAACTTATTGGCATGTTTGCTATTGGGATTTTTGACAAAACGGATAAAAAACTTTATTTGATACGAGACAGAGTTGGAATAAAACCACTTTATTATACTTTTCAAAATGAAGAATTTGCTTTTTCAAGTGAGCTAAAAGGCTTTGCAAGGCATTTGAAACAGCAAGTTTCAAATAAATCTTTGGTACAGTTTATGACATTAGGGTATATGCCAAATGATAACAGTTATTATACAAATATAAGTAAATTACCTCCTGGACATTACTTGATATTTGATGGAAAAAATATTGATATAAATAGATATTGGAATTTGCCAAAAGAAAAAAAATATATAAGCTATAACGATGCAGTAGAAGAAACTGAAAGACTTATAAGAAGTAGCATAAAATATAGACTTTTGGCAGATGTAAAAGTAGGAAGTTTTTTAAGTGGTGGTGTAGATAGCAGTTTGGTAAGTGCTATTATGCAGCAAGAAAGCAACAATAAAATAAAAACTTTTTCTATAGGTTTTGAAGATAAAGCCTATGATGAATCTACTTATGCCAAAGAAGTTGCCAAACATATAGAGAGTGAGCATTATGAATATAAGTTTTGCGTTAAAGATGTATTTGATTTTTTAGAAGATTTTGATACTTATTACGATGAACCTTTTGGTGATGCATCGAGTTTGCCTATGTTACTACTTAGTCAAAAAACCAAAGAGCAAGTTACAGTGGCTCTTAGTGGAGATGGTGGAGATGAACTTTTTTTAGGATATGATAGGTATTTTCTCACACAAAAATATCTTGATAGGTTTTCAAAAATACCACAAATTCTAAGAAATATATTGTCAATAATTGGGAAATATTCTTTAAATGACAAACTCCAAAAAGCAAGCTATTCACTGAAAAACTTAAATGAACAAAATCTTTATGCTCTTTTATATAGTTCCATAAAACCATGGGAACTTTCAAATTTATTTGATCAAGATTTTTTAGTAGAATCTTTTGGAAAAAGTAATTTAAACTTATTAGATATTTTAGAGTATCAATTTGATAGTAATGATCTTATGGACTGTTTAAGCAGGTTGGATTTTCACAGATATTTACCTGATGATATACTTACAAAAGTGGATCGTGCTAGTATGGCTTTTAGCTTAGAATCAAGAGTTCCATTATTAGACCACAGAATTGTAGAGTTTGCCTATAGTTTACCTATAGATATTAAGTTAAAAAAAGGTCCAAAATCTATACTAAAAGATATATTATATAAACAGATGCCAAAAGAATTGATAGAGCGGCCAAAAAAAGGTTTTAGCGTACCATTGAAATATTGGTTTAGAAATGAACTAAAAGATATAGTCTATGATAAAATTCAAAATATAGATGATAGATTTAATAAAAAATATTTGATTAATATTTTTAATGAACATCAAAAAGGTAGAAATTTTGAGTATGTTCTTTGGAATATTATGAGAATAAAGTAA
- a CDS encoding radical SAM/SPASM domain-containing protein gives MINKIKNKIKKNYTLYIKLRNSYGFQKGLVSLFKSKKGSIEHIKSTYSLVKKDSKILGKPINITIEPTNVCNAQCPVCETGANILERKKAFLSFSDFKIIIDKIYPYTNTLMYYFMGEPFLNKEWVKQVKYTKEKGIPFISTCTNGDVKGIPQGIIESGIDFVSFQMGGTTQETHEVYRVNTNLENIKNNLLQTIKLKKETGSKVHLEAGFILMKHNEHQVEEFIEWCKEIDVDSFNIIDPCVRTVEQGNKYLPTNKDHWIYDPEKFKKGKLQRKIVPQNDCPWIYYSMTIMSNGDVVPCCHDACGKEVMGNLIEQDLEEIWNGEKYQNFRNKIHTNQKDIEICRLCSGYGVSDIK, from the coding sequence ATGATAAATAAAATAAAAAATAAAATCAAGAAAAATTATACTTTATATATAAAGTTGAGAAATTCATATGGATTTCAAAAAGGTTTAGTTTCACTATTTAAAAGTAAAAAAGGAAGTATAGAGCATATTAAATCGACCTACTCTTTAGTAAAAAAAGATAGTAAAATACTTGGTAAACCCATAAATATAACTATAGAACCTACAAATGTCTGTAATGCTCAGTGTCCTGTTTGTGAAACAGGTGCAAATATATTAGAGAGAAAAAAAGCTTTTTTATCATTTAGTGATTTTAAAATTATTATAGATAAAATATATCCATATACAAATACACTGATGTACTATTTTATGGGAGAGCCATTTTTAAATAAAGAATGGGTAAAACAGGTCAAATATACTAAAGAGAAAGGGATACCTTTTATTTCTACTTGTACTAATGGTGATGTTAAAGGAATACCTCAAGGTATAATAGAATCAGGGATAGACTTCGTCTCTTTTCAAATGGGCGGTACAACTCAAGAGACTCACGAAGTGTATAGGGTCAATACAAATTTAGAAAATATAAAGAATAATCTTCTTCAAACTATAAAGTTAAAAAAAGAAACAGGAAGTAAAGTACATTTAGAGGCAGGGTTTATCCTGATGAAACATAATGAACATCAGGTAGAGGAATTTATAGAATGGTGTAAAGAGATAGATGTAGATAGCTTTAATATTATTGACCCTTGTGTTAGGACTGTAGAACAAGGGAATAAATATTTACCAACTAATAAGGATCATTGGATATATGATCCTGAAAAATTTAAAAAAGGAAAATTACAAAGAAAAATTGTACCTCAAAATGACTGCCCTTGGATATATTATAGTATGACAATAATGAGTAATGGAGATGTTGTACCTTGTTGTCACGATGCTTGCGGTAAAGAAGTAATGGGAAATTTAATAGAACAAGATTTAGAAGAAATTTGGAATGGAGAAAAATATCAAAACTTTAGAAATAAAATACACACAAATCAGAAAGATATAGAGATATGTCGTCTTTGTAGTGGATATGGGGTTAGTGATATAAAATGA
- a CDS encoding ABC transporter ATP-binding protein, which translates to MFKKLSSLLTKHDKKYLFFLIFFSVFIALIETVGIAAIMPFISVATDFSLIESKDYYKYIYNFFEFSSATNFVIAFGLILVVFYILRGGLNLLYFYMLAKFSKGRIHLLSFRLFESYLGMSYHSFIQRNSSELSKSIINETQYLAQLLSAILLMVSEIFVVIFIYGAMLYINWKITLVMTLFLGLNGLFLVKKISPLVKRQGSIREKYQKSFFEIINSTFGNYKIIKLQSNDKLILDRFSNASYGFAKSGIISDTLAHFPRIFLETIGFGLIALIVVYLVFKYETDISSSLGILSMFILGLYRLMPSANRLLSSYNQIMYFHKSLDIIHNDLMYDVESLGNEKIDFNDKIDLKNISFGYSEDKIILENIYLEIKKTEKIAFVGPSGSGKSTLVDIIIGLYKPLSGQIKIDNDILNDNNIRSWRKKIGYIPQSVYLFDGTVAHNISFGLHYDEEKIKDVLKKAKILDFLETHQNGIHTFVGEGGVKLSGGQKQRIAIARALYQEPEVLVLDEATSALDEKIEKEIMNEIYEISQDKTLIIIAHRLSTIDRCGKVYKIENKKLVQQK; encoded by the coding sequence ATGTTTAAAAAGCTTAGTTCCCTTTTAACAAAACATGATAAAAAGTATTTATTTTTTCTTATATTTTTTTCTGTATTTATAGCATTAATAGAAACAGTAGGTATAGCTGCTATCATGCCTTTTATATCGGTAGCCACTGACTTTAGTCTTATTGAGTCTAAAGATTACTATAAGTATATATATAATTTTTTTGAGTTTTCTAGTGCAACAAATTTTGTGATAGCCTTTGGTCTGATACTTGTTGTTTTTTACATACTGAGAGGTGGACTAAACCTTTTATACTTTTACATGCTTGCAAAGTTTTCTAAAGGCAGAATTCATCTTTTGTCTTTTAGGCTATTTGAAAGTTATTTAGGGATGTCTTATCATTCTTTTATTCAAAGAAACAGTAGTGAACTCTCAAAATCAATTATAAATGAGACTCAATATCTTGCACAACTTTTATCAGCAATCTTACTAATGGTAAGTGAAATATTTGTAGTAATTTTCATATATGGGGCAATGTTGTATATAAATTGGAAAATCACTTTGGTTATGACACTTTTTTTAGGATTAAATGGATTGTTTCTTGTAAAAAAGATATCTCCTTTAGTTAAAAGACAAGGTAGTATAAGAGAAAAATATCAAAAAAGTTTTTTTGAGATTATAAATAGTACTTTTGGTAATTATAAGATTATTAAGCTTCAATCAAACGATAAACTTATTTTAGATAGGTTTTCAAATGCTAGTTATGGATTTGCTAAGAGCGGAATTATAAGTGATACACTAGCCCATTTCCCACGAATATTTTTAGAAACTATTGGTTTTGGACTTATAGCTTTGATAGTTGTATATTTAGTGTTTAAATATGAAACAGATATTTCATCTTCACTTGGAATATTGTCTATGTTTATTTTAGGCCTTTACAGACTTATGCCATCTGCAAATAGATTACTTTCAAGTTATAATCAAATTATGTATTTTCATAAGTCATTAGATATTATTCATAATGACTTGATGTATGATGTAGAAAGTCTTGGTAATGAAAAGATAGATTTTAACGATAAGATAGATTTGAAAAATATAAGTTTTGGATATAGTGAAGATAAAATAATACTTGAGAATATATACTTAGAGATAAAAAAAACTGAAAAAATAGCTTTCGTAGGACCTAGTGGAAGTGGTAAGAGTACATTAGTAGATATTATCATAGGGTTATATAAACCTTTAAGTGGTCAAATTAAAATAGATAATGATATATTAAATGATAATAATATTCGAAGTTGGAGAAAAAAAATAGGATATATACCACAAAGTGTCTATCTTTTTGATGGTACAGTAGCTCATAATATCTCTTTTGGATTACATTATGATGAAGAGAAGATTAAAGATGTTTTAAAGAAAGCAAAAATATTAGATTTTTTAGAAACTCATCAAAATGGTATTCATACATTTGTTGGCGAAGGAGGTGTGAAACTCAGTGGAGGACAAAAACAGCGTATAGCTATAGCCAGAGCGCTTTATCAAGAACCAGAAGTTTTAGTGTTAGATGAAGCAACTTCAGCGCTCGATGAAAAAATAGAAAAAGAGATTATGAATGAGATATATGAAATAAGTCAAGATAAAACTCTAATAATTATAGCGCATAGACTTAGTACCATTGATAGGTGTGGAAAAGTTTATAAAATTGAAAATAAAAAATTGGTACAACAAAAGTGA
- the asnB gene encoding asparagine synthase (glutamine-hydrolyzing): protein MCGIVGALSLNKPSINVDFAKPMADKIAHRGPDDAGYLCFHTGVKHNRKISFYQNLTDERFKNIEDMLPTIESYSAQRELHSHDYDLYMGHRRLSILDVSYAGHQPMSDLSKNIWIAYNGEIYNFKELRSKLEKLGHKFRSHTDTEVIIYAYIEWGIECIKRFNGMFAFSLYDNFQKKFYLCRDRYGIKPVYYHIAEDKTFIYASEIKSILEYKDYKSEVDKEALLEYFTFQNMFTNKTLHKNIQILEAGHYFEIDLLSKEINKTQYWDFDFSEPETVKDEREYIEELDKLFTQAVERQLVADVQVGSYLSGGMDSGSITAIASSHFEKSNEFLKSFTVGFDLNSASGMELSFDERAKSEYMSYKFKTEHYEMVLKSGDMERCLPNFAYHLEEPRVGQSYPNYYAAKLASKFVKVVLSGAGGDELFAGYPWRYYKAVNNDNFDNYIDKYYSFWKRLIPNKDIQKVFAPIMGETQNVWTRDIFASVFKTPVKCQTPEEYINHSLYFEAKTFLHGLLVVDDKLSMAHSLETRVPFLDNDLVDFAQKIPVKYKLGDLHKVIRMNENDIGKMQKTNDGKVILRKAMSKYIPEDIYKAVKQGFSSPDQSWFKGESIEFVKFKILDDNANIYKYMDKNATQQLINEHLYGKKNQRLFIWSLLNFEEWSNIYG, encoded by the coding sequence ATGTGTGGAATAGTAGGAGCATTGAGTTTAAATAAACCATCTATTAACGTAGATTTTGCAAAACCTATGGCAGATAAAATAGCTCATAGGGGACCTGATGATGCAGGATATCTCTGTTTTCATACAGGTGTGAAACATAACAGAAAAATCTCGTTTTATCAAAATCTAACTGATGAGAGATTTAAAAATATAGAAGATATGCTTCCTACTATAGAATCGTATTCAGCTCAAAGAGAATTACACTCTCATGATTATGACCTTTATATGGGTCATAGAAGATTGTCTATTTTAGATGTAAGCTATGCAGGACATCAACCTATGAGTGATTTGTCTAAAAATATCTGGATAGCATATAATGGAGAGATATATAACTTTAAAGAGTTGAGAAGTAAGCTTGAAAAACTTGGACATAAATTTAGAAGTCACACAGATACAGAAGTTATAATTTATGCATATATAGAATGGGGAATAGAATGTATCAAAAGATTTAACGGTATGTTTGCATTTTCTTTATATGATAACTTTCAAAAGAAGTTCTATCTCTGTAGAGATAGATATGGTATCAAACCAGTTTATTATCATATTGCAGAAGATAAAACATTTATATATGCAAGTGAAATAAAATCTATTTTAGAATATAAAGATTATAAAAGTGAGGTAGATAAAGAAGCTCTTTTAGAATACTTTACATTTCAAAATATGTTTACAAACAAAACACTTCATAAAAATATACAAATATTGGAAGCTGGGCATTATTTTGAGATAGATTTATTATCTAAAGAAATTAATAAGACTCAATATTGGGATTTTGATTTTAGTGAACCTGAAACTGTAAAAGATGAAAGAGAATATATAGAAGAGTTAGATAAACTTTTTACTCAAGCAGTTGAAAGACAACTTGTAGCAGATGTGCAAGTTGGGAGCTATCTTAGTGGTGGAATGGATAGTGGAAGTATAACGGCTATAGCATCAAGTCATTTCGAGAAGTCAAATGAGTTTTTAAAAAGTTTTACTGTAGGGTTTGATCTAAATAGTGCAAGTGGTATGGAGCTGAGTTTTGATGAGAGGGCAAAGTCAGAGTATATGTCTTATAAGTTTAAAACTGAACATTATGAGATGGTTCTAAAATCTGGTGATATGGAGAGGTGTTTGCCAAATTTTGCATATCATCTTGAAGAACCACGAGTAGGACAAAGTTATCCAAACTACTATGCAGCAAAGTTAGCAAGTAAATTTGTAAAAGTAGTGTTAAGTGGTGCAGGTGGGGATGAACTCTTTGCAGGATATCCATGGCGATACTATAAAGCAGTAAATAATGATAACTTTGATAATTATATAGACAAATATTATAGCTTTTGGAAGAGATTAATCCCAAATAAAGATATACAAAAAGTATTTGCTCCAATTATGGGTGAAACACAAAATGTATGGACAAGAGATATTTTTGCAAGTGTATTTAAAACACCCGTAAAATGCCAAACTCCAGAAGAGTATATAAATCATTCGCTATATTTTGAAGCGAAGACATTTCTTCATGGACTACTTGTAGTAGATGATAAGCTTTCTATGGCTCATAGTCTTGAGACAAGAGTACCATTCCTAGATAATGATTTAGTTGACTTTGCTCAAAAAATACCTGTCAAATATAAACTCGGTGACTTGCATAAAGTGATTAGGATGAATGAAAATGATATAGGGAAAATGCAAAAAACTAATGACGGGAAAGTGATACTTCGAAAAGCTATGAGTAAGTATATCCCAGAAGATATTTATAAAGCAGTTAAGCAGGGGTTTAGCTCACCAGATCAAAGTTGGTTTAAAGGTGAAAGTATAGAATTTGTAAAGTTTAAAATTTTAGATGATAATGCGAATATATATAAGTACATGGATAAAAATGCTACACAGCAATTGATAAATGAACATTTATATGGAAAAAAAAACCAAAGATTGTTTATTTGGAGTTTGCTTAACTTTGAAGAATGGAGTAATATTTATGGATAA
- a CDS encoding methionyl-tRNA formyltransferase has protein sequence MKIAIIGRTEILYETIELLLKNNYQIPLIITSKEAPEYTKTSKYFEELANKIGAKYIYTNRLDKYKKEIKSTNCDMAVSLNYSSIIPQNVIDLFPLRILNAHGGDLPRYRGNACQAWAILNGEDKIGLCIHSMIGGEVDSGDIIDREYLSIDINTKVTQCWEWMAERIPQMFLNSVKKLEKNPQYVLEVQSKNQKDALRCYPRIPEDGRIDWNKSNIEILRLINASNKPYSGAYCFYEDKKLIIWDAELFEDDEIYLSKVGQISNIEMDGSVIVITGNGKLKISKVEYESFVGKPSQKIKSIRKRFK, from the coding sequence ATGAAAATAGCAATAATTGGGAGAACTGAAATTTTATATGAAACAATTGAATTACTTCTAAAAAACAATTATCAAATACCACTAATTATTACTTCAAAAGAAGCTCCGGAGTATACTAAAACTTCAAAATATTTTGAAGAATTGGCAAACAAAATAGGTGCTAAATATATATATACGAATAGACTAGATAAATATAAAAAAGAAATAAAAAGTACAAATTGTGATATGGCTGTAAGCTTAAACTATTCTAGCATTATACCTCAAAATGTGATTGATTTATTTCCACTTAGAATTTTAAATGCTCATGGTGGGGATTTGCCTCGTTATAGAGGTAATGCTTGTCAAGCATGGGCAATTCTTAATGGTGAAGACAAAATAGGTCTATGTATTCATTCTATGATAGGTGGAGAAGTTGATAGCGGAGATATTATAGATAGAGAATATTTAAGTATAGATATAAACACTAAAGTAACTCAATGTTGGGAGTGGATGGCAGAGAGAATTCCTCAAATGTTTTTAAATTCTGTTAAAAAACTTGAAAAAAATCCTCAATATGTTTTGGAAGTACAATCAAAAAATCAAAAAGATGCTTTAAGATGTTATCCAAGGATTCCTGAAGATGGTAGAATAGATTGGAATAAATCAAATATAGAAATTCTAAGATTAATTAATGCTTCCAATAAACCTTATAGTGGAGCATATTGTTTTTATGAAGATAAAAAGCTAATTATTTGGGATGCAGAACTTTTTGAGGATGATGAAATATATTTATCAAAAGTTGGACAGATATCCAATATTGAAATGGATGGAAGCGTTATTGTAATTACGGGAAATGGAAAATTGAAAATAAGCAAAGTTGAATATGAAAGTTTTGTTGGAAAGCCAAGTCAAAAAATAAAAAGCATAAGAAAGAGATTTAAATAA
- a CDS encoding DegT/DnrJ/EryC1/StrS family aminotransferase produces MKMNIPITKTIFDDEEKEAIIKPLGTGWVVQGPNVAKFQDMFSEFTGAKYSHATTSCTTALHLGLEAMGITRGDKVIIPSFTYVASANAVEYTGAEVVFCDIDLKTFNIDETKLEKLIQNDTSIKAIMPVNLFGLCANMPYIMELAKKYNLTVIEDSACGFDGWISDKHSGTFGDCGCFSFHPRKSICTGEGGMLITDNKDIANKVSQLKDHGASKSDLQRHKEKGGSLLPDFTVRGYNYRMTDMQGALGVCQMDKKEYIMNGRREVAAKYDTALKDIVELVTPYIPENYKHGYQSYVCIFTDGEDISNLSKEQIDRINIKRNIFMEKLEEMTIATRQGTHAVHTLGYYKNKNNFKDEDFLMSYAADRLSIALPLYAGMSDEEFDYVISNIKEILK; encoded by the coding sequence ATGAAAATGAATATCCCAATTACAAAAACAATTTTTGATGATGAAGAAAAAGAAGCTATTATAAAACCATTGGGAACTGGTTGGGTAGTTCAAGGTCCAAATGTAGCTAAATTTCAGGATATGTTTAGTGAGTTTACAGGTGCTAAATATTCCCATGCCACTACTAGCTGTACTACTGCGCTTCACCTTGGACTTGAAGCTATGGGTATTACAAGAGGAGATAAAGTTATTATTCCATCTTTTACCTATGTCGCTAGTGCCAATGCAGTTGAGTATACAGGTGCCGAAGTGGTATTTTGTGATATTGATTTAAAAACTTTTAATATCGATGAAACAAAATTAGAAAAGTTGATTCAAAATGACACTTCAATAAAAGCTATTATGCCAGTAAACTTATTTGGACTTTGTGCAAATATGCCATATATTATGGAACTGGCAAAAAAATATAATTTAACAGTTATTGAAGATAGTGCTTGTGGATTTGATGGCTGGATAAGTGATAAACATTCTGGTACTTTTGGGGATTGTGGTTGTTTTTCCTTTCATCCACGAAAATCTATCTGTACAGGCGAAGGTGGTATGTTGATTACAGATAATAAAGATATTGCTAACAAAGTATCTCAACTCAAAGATCATGGTGCAAGTAAGTCGGATCTCCAAAGACATAAAGAAAAAGGTGGTTCACTTCTTCCTGATTTTACCGTTAGAGGATACAATTATCGCATGACAGATATGCAAGGCGCACTGGGTGTTTGTCAGATGGATAAAAAAGAGTACATTATGAATGGCAGAAGAGAAGTCGCTGCTAAATATGATACAGCTTTAAAAGATATAGTTGAACTTGTGACTCCTTACATTCCAGAAAATTATAAACATGGGTATCAATCATATGTTTGTATATTTACAGACGGAGAGGATATATCAAATCTGTCAAAAGAACAAATAGATAGAATTAACATAAAAAGAAACATTTTTATGGAAAAACTTGAAGAGATGACTATAGCTACAAGACAAGGTACACATGCGGTACATACACTTGGATACTATAAAAACAAAAATAACTTCAAAGATGAAGATTTTTTGATGAGTTATGCAGCAGATAGACTTTCTATTGCATTACCTCTTTATGCAGGGATGAGTGATGAAGAGTTTGACTATGTGATATCAAATATTAAAGAGATATTGAAATAA
- a CDS encoding class I SAM-dependent methyltransferase, which translates to MDKIFKEHIEVKDNFISLKSSSNCENQQQTNEAFSEKWMEYENSNEKEKFYKMQQKWYLELYGFENEDALAKFLSTKKYIFDAGCGLGYKAKWFAELAPDSIVIGMDFSEACSIAANNYKHIKNLFFIKGDIADLPFQDNSIDYVSCDQVIMHTEVPEETFKELTRITKNGGGEFVCYVYAKKALPRELLDDYFRVETKNLTNEQLWEMSRQLTELGKRLSQLKIEIDIPDIPLLGIKGGKQDIQRFIYWNFLKCYWNGEQGEDNSDMINFDWYSPSNARRYSEDEFKKMISTNGLKIEFFHIEEACYSGRFSK; encoded by the coding sequence ATGGATAAGATTTTTAAAGAGCATATAGAAGTAAAGGATAACTTTATATCTTTAAAAAGTAGTTCAAATTGTGAAAATCAGCAGCAAACTAATGAAGCTTTTTCAGAAAAATGGATGGAGTATGAAAATAGTAATGAAAAAGAAAAATTTTACAAGATGCAACAAAAGTGGTATTTGGAACTGTATGGATTTGAAAATGAAGATGCCCTAGCAAAATTTTTATCTACTAAAAAGTATATTTTTGATGCTGGTTGTGGTTTAGGATATAAGGCAAAATGGTTTGCAGAGTTGGCTCCAGATTCTATAGTTATAGGTATGGATTTTTCAGAAGCATGTTCCATAGCAGCAAATAATTATAAACATATAAAAAATTTATTTTTTATAAAAGGTGATATAGCTGATTTACCATTTCAAGATAATTCAATTGATTATGTAAGTTGTGATCAGGTTATAATGCATACGGAAGTACCTGAAGAAACTTTTAAAGAACTAACAAGGATTACTAAAAATGGGGGGGGTGAGTTTGTTTGTTATGTTTATGCTAAAAAAGCGTTGCCAAGAGAATTGCTAGATGATTATTTTAGAGTAGAAACTAAAAATCTGACAAATGAGCAACTTTGGGAAATGTCAAGACAACTTACAGAACTTGGAAAAAGGCTAAGTCAATTAAAAATAGAAATAGATATACCAGATATTCCACTTTTAGGAATAAAAGGTGGTAAACAAGATATTCAAAGATTTATTTATTGGAATTTTTTAAAATGTTATTGGAATGGAGAGCAAGGAGAAGATAATAGTGATATGATAAATTTTGATTGGTATAGTCCATCAAATGCGAGAAGATACAGTGAGGATGAGTTTAAAAAAATGATTAGTACCAATGGTTTGAAAATAGAGTTCTTTCACATAGAAGAGGCATGTTATAGTGGTAGATTTAGCAAATAA